The following DNA comes from Lepidochelys kempii isolate rLepKem1 chromosome 9, rLepKem1.hap2, whole genome shotgun sequence.
agaggtgggagatcaccctgcagcacctccccagctcccaggacacagacctctggggcaggcctggctcttgcactgtgtcagggtcaggtggaGCCTCACCAGTGTCTTTTACTGAGAGGTTCGGGGGGCTGTAGGGTAATCTCCCAcatccatgcagccagtggcctgtgctccccactgccctgctggagcctccacgtttatttattgacaaataaatttgcagaattttaaaatattgtgggcaGAAATTTTAATTTATGGAGCACAATTCCCCCAGGGGTAGCAGCCCTAGGCCAGGTGTGGCCAGGCAGGCTTAGCTGTGAAGGGGCTTAGTGtgaggggatccaggtgtggggtgagagggttttgtgtggGGCAATCTGAGCATGGGTGGcccactgtggggagggggaggttcggGCGTGGGGAGGATCTGGAAGCACAGGGGGTCTttgaggggttctgggtgcaggggcaatgggactctgcaggaagggtccaggtgaaggtggttggggctcagcggggtgTGGGTCCAGATGTGGGGAGCTCATGGAGTGTCCCAGGTGCAAAGGgggtggggctcatcagggtgggggttCAAGTGTGGGGGAGTGCAGCAGGGgatggtctgggtgcagggggtggggttcGGCAGGGGTTCTGGATGcagggggtggtctgggtgcagggggaggggctcgGTGGAGAACTGGATGCAGGGGAAGAGGGGCTCTGTGTGGGGTCTGGGTAtgggggggtctggatgcatggaggttgggcggatgggggagcatCTACCTGTAAAGTGACCCCTATCCTCATGGCTGAGGAGCAATGAGGGCGGAaaacaggggtgtgtgtgcacgcggagctgggggagggttctgggggtgggtctggctTGGCCTGGGCCACTCCATCCAGGGGAAATGcactcctccccagcccagtcgGGACTAACACCTGAGCCTAGTGCAGAGTAGCGGTTTGGGAGAAGGGCTGGGTgcggggctgggaggaaggggaggttttgtaaggataaggcctttgtctgcagtcATATTAggacagcagcagccattagcCAAGAAGgagaaagtcacatcctcacattccatctaaattacattaaaacaatgtaagatCAGGCTGTTAAGAAGGTGATCCTGGCCTAACAGTACCCACCATCACTAGCTAAAGAAACAGATtataagatggttaaagaaaacatagtttaatagcatcctgtctggcaagaaatcacttatcaacagtTGTGATTGTAAAATCTATACTTctattgttttgcctttatgatccccacttctctattgtttatctgtatggtctctgtctatttctttgattgtttctgtctgttgcataactaattttTCTAGGtttaaatcaattaaggtggtggagtatgattggttaaagaattgctttacagtatgttaggattggttagaaaATTGTATCgtaatatttttagtaaaatgattggttaaagtatagcatggcaggactcaagtttcactatatgaACTGGGGTCCAGAGGGAAGTTCAGCTACAGGACacagcccaagatcagagctgccagacctcaacatgCTGCCAACACTGTAgtgcagaagctggagtccccgagatgacctgatcctgactggccatcaattaaagttcatctgccttattgggagcggtgagcattgtatgcttagcatgtgaattctgttttggtgattgttcataaatagaggttaagtaggatattactatgtaaggctctttcactggtaaaagaccctgCCAACCCATAGAATGTAAGGTTACTCCCTGAGTCCATGGAAGAGTAAGGGTGGGTGCCTAAATTAagacgatgaagtgagctgtagctcacgaaagcttatgctcaaataaattggttagtctctaaggtgccacaagtactccttttctttttgcgaatacagactaacatggctgttactctgaaacctaaattaagACGGTTACGCCTTGAGCCCACAGAAGGGTAAAGGTGGGTGCTCCTAGACTACGTGAATgacagagaattttgtgtgggTAACAGCTTGTCGGGATGGGGGTTCATGTGTGGAGGGCTCAGTGggaggttctgggtgcagggggtgtgtgtgcatggggtggGTCTgtatgcacaggggttgggcagatggcaggtgggtctgacctggcctggctggggtgtccccaggtTTGCCCCCCCAAGAGATTTACCTCTCTGACAGCTGTCAGAAAAGATGCACCCacgctgctggggagggggtgtgattgctcttgcagcttccctttcttccccatcagaaagtcatttttctatgaggaagcaaagaaatctgcacaggacatgaattctgcatgtgtgcagtggcacagaattcctcctgGAGTACTCTTTGTAGGCtaaggggctctgtagggaagcatgggATCTGGGTTCAGCAGCAGTGAAGCTACAGAGAGCTAGCCTAAAGTAAGATGCGTTAAATTGttcctctctgttttagggagcagcctgttttctccctctctctctctctctggttttcattctgaattctaagtaGTAAAGgagtgttatgttgcaaccttccagaaagagtactttatttaacttctctgtggAAGTGCTGTGAACATAATCCCGACCATCCTTGTTCAGTGCTTGACAGTGCTGACACATTTGGATGTTATACACTGCCCAGGCTGGTTGCATTGATTTTAATTAATTACTGAAATAATATAAATTTGtaaagaaacttttaatattCAGCTCtcatacagtgcttttcatctgtaaatcTCAAAATGCTTAACAATACCATATTCCTCAGTTCACTGATCGCACTGTTGCCAATGCTCATGATTTTATGGTGAGTCTTGCACTActgtggtgttttttcttaaagcctgaACTCCTGCAGTCACGAAAATGTTAAATAGCCCCTAAATCACAAATTCCCTTCCTGCTCCAAAACCTCCATCAGATCCCCCTATGTGCGAAGGCTCCAGTGCGGATCCCCTCTTCCACACCTCTGCCCCGTATGTCCCGGAATCGTGTGTTGTCCATTTATGTGAGTGGGCCTGAAAGTGGCCTAGGGCAGTGCCCTGATTACTGGTCTAGCCCACACAGTGCATATTTAGTCCCTACATAAACATGCACATACCAGTTTTCCTAGGGACATggctggatttacaccttacgcacccctaggaaaaaagaaaaggaggacttgtggcaccttagagactaataagcataacgcatccgatgaagtgagctgtagctcacgaaagcttatgctcaaataaatttgttagtctccaaggtgccacaagtcctccttttctttttgcggatacagactaacacggctgctactctgaaacccttaggaacagcatcttcagcacccccactgccTACACCTGACCGTTGTGTTTTCCCTAAAAATTGAAAAGAATTATAAATACAGCCTCCCCGGGAAAGCACAATACCGTCTGCCACTCATGGCGCTCCCAGCCCGAGCCAGGGCACAGACCACCTACCCCAGGTGAGGCGCAAGGGAGGACTGTACCCCTCCCCATGGTGAGTGCTCCCTGGGTGTCCTCCATCCCTCCTGCAGGCCAGCATGGCAGCCGCgctctggctctgcccctgcaAGTGAATGAGGCGCTGGCtatgcccctccccagcacaggACGGAGGCAGTGGGGCGGCCAAGGttgggaaggggctgggaccCCGCTCCCAGCAGCACCTTCAGTAGCTGCCCCGCTCGGCTGTggctcccagcgccccccggCAGGCTGACTGGCACACtcgcccagctccagccccactcgCTGGGCGGCCACCCACCTGCACCCAGAGCCTGGCTGCCCACAGGGGAGCTCTATGGATGAACTTTGaacccacttttaacttttagaCGCCCCTAGAACGCCGGCACCCCAGGCACCTGCCTACAGTGCTAATCGGAAACCCCACCCTGCCTAGGGAGAGGAGACACCCTGATCTACAGCAAAATAACCCCTCTCCCTGGGGACTGTCTCTGGGGGCTGCCGGGGCTGGCCCtgttggggcttggaggaaggTAGTTGCCCAACAGCCCACGGGAGACTCCCCAACGCACGCTGCGCCCACATGTCAGCCAGGGGCTCTCTGCGGCAGCTTGGAGTCTGGCGGCGCGGCCGCACTGAAGCCTCCCCGCCGGCAGAGGGCGCTATCCGGCGCTCGCGCTTAGCCAGGCTTGTCCTAGCCGGGCCGCGGTCCAGCCGGCCGGATATCCGTGGCTAGGCGGAAGTGGGCGGCCCTTTCCTCGGCAGAGCGCAGCCATGGTGAGTACGCGGCCCGGTCTCCGGCCCCGCCATCCGTCTCCATCCGTCGCCTGCCGCGGCCCCGGCGCCGCCTCCCGGCCGGGGCGAGAGAGCCCCGCCGTATGGGGCCGGGGGGAGCCGGGCCTGAGccgcgccccggccccggccccggccccagccccagccccagagatcCCCgcggggccgagccgagccgagccgggccgggcctcaaggcgggagggaggaaggaatagCGGCTTCCCCGAGCTCCTGCCGCGGCTGGCGCCGCCCGGCCGCCGAGGGGCCCGGGGAGTGGGGAGGACGGGCCCGAGCAGCTGGCGTGGCTCCGGCGCGCACGCAGCGTTAAGGGAGCTCGTAGGGAAGCAGGCCGGGTGCGCGCAGGGTAACGCGGCGAGGGGTGTGCGCGGTATTGCACGGGAGCTTTAATCCGTGCAGTCTCGCAGCTACTGAGGCGGCCAATTCAGAAGGGGGGTTGTGGGTGGTAACATGCGGAGGATGATACCGGGATACGTTTCTGCCTCAGAGCTCCCCAGTCTCTGTTAACAGCACCATAGGTTCTTAGGAACACCTGCCTAGTGAGCAGTTTAGTAGTGTCTTAATCCGTCTTTTTCCTACCCAAGGCTCGCGGTCCCAAGAAGCACCTGAAGCGTGTAGCAGCTCCAAAGCATTGGATGCTGGATAAATTGACAGGAGTGTTTGTAAGTATCCCTTTGTGAATTCTGCacctcaaaatcaaaacaaaaataccGGTTTCACAGCTGgaatatttgtttccttttaatcTGCATGTATTTGGTTTAGTAGGTGATTGGGAGCTTCTGTGAGATTTCAGCCGTGTTGCTTCCACAAATCCTTGGCATAATTTGCCCACTGGTGGCAAGTAAGAAAATTCTCTTGGTTGGTGACCACTTGCTTAACTTGGCAAGGGTTATTCAGGGAGACTTAGAGTGGAGTTTGCAAGAGATGGAGGCCATTTACATTTGTGGGATGTATTAGTACAGTGCTTGTCACAGAATAACTCAAATGTTTAGACCCAGGGAGTGTTGTTGAGTATTCCCctactgcagctgtctctggcaGATAAGGAGCAAGGCTGTCTGTGAGCCAGTGGGATCCAAACTTTATGAAGTTGTGAAGAAATCATAAGTCTAACCTAGTATTTATTGGGCACTTGCTATTTCTGTTTTGGAAGATGGGCTTTGCTGTTTGCTCATGTCATTGAACAACTGGcagaaactttatttttcttctgcttttcttgttttttcttctgttctGTAGGCTCCCCGTCCATCAACAGGTCCTCACAAATTGAGGGAATGCCTTCCACTCATCATTTTCCTTAGGAACAGACTCAAGTATGCCCTGACAGGAGATGAGGTCAAGAAGATCTGCATGCAGAGGTTCATCAAGATTGATGGCAAAGTCCGCACTGACATCACCTATCCTGCTGGCTTCATGGGTGAGTGGAGACAAATCCTGGGAGAGGTGGTGAGGATTGGGGCAAATGCTCAGCTGCTTAAACTGTTGCATGGCCAAAAAATGAGCCTTTCATCACCATGCTGTGAAAGCCAGTGTTTGATCTTGGGGGTTACCCAACTGGATGGGGTGGCTGTTGCTGTGCAGCGCGGGTCAGGTTGGTTAACGTTTTAAGTGCACGTGTAACCAGAGGCCATAATTGGCCAAAACCAGCAATTGGTGCATTATTGACACACTTGCTCCTGATTCTGACAGTGAAGGTAGTTTCTGTGAACCTCAACATATTAATCTGAAGAGAGCAGCTAGCTGACTGTTCAGAACTGTTGGCTTGTGTTCCCAGTTGAACAAATTGCATAAAACTGCCCTTTTCTGAGCATGCTTGGGCTGATGCTGTGATTTGTGCTAAGAAATGTTATCACTGGCACATTTGCTGTTGCTACTTGGCAGTTTggtaaaacagaaaagaaaccaaGTATAAGTAGTGAGATTCTTTTCATTATACCCAGTAAAGTCCAGTATTTTGTGAGGCTTGCAGTTGTACTGGGAAACCACTTCCAAACCATGTTGTTAGCCTTGCGTAATCATTGGActctggccatactgggtcagaccaaaggttcatccagtccagtatcctgtctaccaacagtggccaatgcgaggtgcccccagagggagtgaacctaacaggtaatgatcaagtgatctctctcctgccatccatctccaccctctgacaaacagaggctagggacactattcttTACCCAGTAGTTGCTCTGATTTAGTTTTAAATTGCGTACCGCCACTAGTATTAGCAACAAATATTTGCAACCCCTGAGTGGTCCTTTGCACCTGGAACTACTTTCCAACTTATCTGAGCTGAGTCTTGCGTAGCCCACTCTTCTAATTGTAGTCACTTGCCGCATAGGCTGGTAGCAATTTAGGAGTGAGGCCTTATGTCGACATGGCTGACCCACTGTACAGAGTTTTTATATACTCCATGGTGCTGTATAAATGAGAACTCCTCACTGATGATGGAACCTCTAGTGTGAATGCTACTGAATGGGATAGCTTTCAAGCTATGATAAAGGCCTAAGAACCTGGAAACTCCTAATGAATGTATTTGTTTGAAACCAGATGTCATCAGCATTGAGAAGACAGGTGAGCACTTCCGTCTGGTATACGACACCAAGGGTCGTTTTGCAGTTCACCGCATCACAGCTGAAGAAGCCAAGGTGAGCCCCTCTCTCTGGCAGTGTTTGGgaatgttttgtttgctttggaACTTGGTGCAGCCAGTGGAGTGGCTGGGTTTTGCTGCACGTATCAAAACTGCCGTGTGCATGAATCTAAAAGTTGGTGTCAGTCCTACTGCCTTGAGAGAGAATCTGGGCCATTCGGTGTACTAGGTGCAGTCTACATGGGATTAAAGGGGAAATGGTGAGGGCTTACGTAGTCTCCATACACAGAAGGGTgcagctggctgtcagaatgTGGAGCTCTgtttaaaacttgttttattaCCTTGCTGTAAGCCTTCCCTGGAGCCGTTTCAGTGGGGTGCATGTGCAGCTGTTCATTGGGGTGTTTACAAAGTGCTTGTTGAAGCAGCAGAGTGCAAGTGGTCAAAATACAGTGGACTACAAGATTAGCTGTATTCCTTCTCTGTGCTAAAGTGAATCACTTTAGATGACATTAACTATCTGTTTCTTCACTGAAGACCTGTGGGCAAACATTCTCTTCAGTGCACTCCCAAATCGTTGTGCAGTGTGCTAGTCTCCCTGCATCTATGTTCAAACTAGCCCCTTCCTTCCAGAAGGCTCTAAGATGATGCTTTAGGCCAGGGGTGGTGAATATCTGGGCTGCCAGATGCTTTTCAATGGaacccaaaatctttttatttactacttgttgttggactttttttttgttttctctggagTCAGGTCCTCGACTATATCTTgacaagaaatttggaccttgacaaaaaaaataattgactatccctcCTTTAGGCCTTGTCTAAGCTAAAAACTTGAAGTAGTTTAACAAATTGCTTTTAAATAACTCGTTAATTTGATGCAACCTCCAAATATAGATTACTGTGACTTTTTAATCAGTTTAGTTTAAATTTGAGTACAGGTCTAGTACAGACACAGCCTTATTTTTACCAAATGCCCAAGGCAGAATTTTCTGGGTGCAGTAACTATTAAACCTGCCTGTAAGTTCCTTTGCTTTAGACAAACAATTATACACTGTCTGATCAAGTTCTAAGACTTGATCCCTGTTTTGCAACAGTAAAAATTGGAATTAATTGCTCAAAAGGCCTGTATCAATATTCCATATCTGGTGGTGCGTGAATTGTCACTTATTTTGGGAGGTTGGTATCTGTGGAAGAAATGGCCATTGGGTTGGGTCCTGGTCACTGGAGTAATCTCAAACTCACTAGTGATTTTATCTGTCTTTAAATTGGAAGCCGCAAGGATGTCTGAAAACTGCTGGCCTTATTTGTATGCAAAATTGGCTCTTGATGGACGGCATAGAGCACAGGAAGGGTAGTGCGAGCTGTAAAACAGAATGACTATTAACTGGATACAACTCAGCAAAGCTTCTCAAATTCAAATATGAAGTCAAAACCTTTGTACCAACTTACGGACAGACACTAAAATAATGGTTCTCCAACTCTTACATCCGAGAACTTACCTCAGTGTGGCTGTTTTTGTGATTACATGATGAGGTCCTGGCTTGCTTAAACGTTTTTTGTTTAGAAAACGATAAACATTTTTACTCGTAACTGCCAGCCCTGTGGTTTGGCTGGGTTAGTTCTGCCATACATGTGATCTCACTAGTAAACACCGTAGGCCAAATCACTTCCTCAGCGACACTTGTTCCTTTCCCTTTGTTGCCATATCATGTTGCACTGGTGTCCCTGGTGGGATAATTTGGTTTACAAAAGTGTCTCCTGTTGGTGGTACATGAGCAGGAAAGGTCTCAACTTGACTCCCAGATCCCAGGGGGAGATTTTAGGGCTGGTAGAGGAAAACCTCATTTTACTTGTAAACTCAGCAGTTTAGCTCTAAGGAGGGACAATGGACACACATTCACTGTGCTGTTTTTGGATATACTTCTGAGCAGAACCATGCTAAAATCTCTTCGTGGACACCTCTCCTCCCAATCTAGATCTTTTTGGAGCATTTGGGTTATCTAGAAAGTAAAATTAGGGTAGCGTTAAGAGAAGGTGAAAATAAACTTGCTTTGTAGCAGTGGGGATGGGTATGTACAGTACTCAATGCCTGACTGCTGTAATCTCCAGGCTACGCTGCAGTTTGATTCTCTCCTGTATTTGCTGCCCTCTCAGTTATGTTGTGACTCTCAAATTTGGTCACTGTTACATTTACACCACGGAGACATGAAGTAGCTATGTAGGGATCAGAGGTTAGAAAGCCATGAGACCACATGAAAGGGTTTTGGCAACTGCTCTTGGTCATGGGCCACAGTCTTGCAACCAACACTGGAAGCAAAAATATGGAAATCAGTTTCTCTTCTACTTGTCTGCCAGGTTCACAGTTCCCTTTGTAAGAGGCCTTCCTCTGGTGTCGGGAAGCACAGAACTCCAATCTGAAAAGACTCAAGTGCAGTGTAATTTGTGTTAAAAATGAACTTGGCCTCAAGCCATGTCTTTTGTTACTGAGCTGGAATGTCAGTGGACACCCAAGGCCAGCAGTGAGACAGTCATGGTGAAAGTACTGGAGATGAGGGAGAGTTGCTCCCTTTAACAGCCTCTTAGTAGGACACTTTGCTCTGGAGTGGAGCTTGGCCGCTGCCCTCGGCACATGGCTTATCGAGCAGTGCTGATACTATTTGTGCAGAGGTGGTACTTCATATGTTGTACCTAGGTCCTGTCCTGAACCATATAAGCTGTCGGTCTAGTCTGTTTGCATTCATTGCTGTTGGCTTGTGTTCACAGTACAAGCTGTGCAAGGTGAGGAAGATATTTGTGGGCACTAAAGGAATCCCTCACCTGGTGACCCATGATGCCCGTACCATCCGCTACCCAGATCCCCTCATCAAGGTGAATGACACTATCCAAATTGACCTTGAGACTGGCAAGATCACAGACTTCATCAAGTTTGACACAGGTatgtccctccatctcctcctgcaCTCAGCTCTCTCCAAAATAGGAGAGCAGGGGTTCGGCTAAATGGGGTTATAGGATCCCCCCTTCAAAGGGAAGAAGCCATTAAGCTGAGCCCCACTGTCTGTGGGATCCAGTTTCATTAGATGCGCACAGAGTGGGCTTGGCGGTGCCAGAGCAGTTTCACAGTGCCATGTCCAAGTGTAACAGCAATACTGACTTCCTAGGTTTCGATCACTGTGCGCTATAACTGCTGGGGAACTTACAGAGTGAAAATTGGCACAGATCTAACATGCAGGCAGCAGCACCTGGGGTATATCACTTTGCCATTTGGGAATAAAATAGGCAACTCCCTTGGGCTAACTGTTGCCTGTTGTAAGGTGAGCATTTCATTCCAGGCATGGGATGGAATAGGAGTGGTAGGGAAATTTCTAGATTTCACTGCTCCTTCCTTGTGACACTCCAGATATAAGCTCTTCCAGTGCACATGGTTTATGATGTCTGGTGCTGTTTCAAATGAGGCACCTCTCTGAAATGTGGATTGCCAAAGACTGTCTTAAGGCAGGTCTGCATTTGAAACGCTGCATCGGCACAGACATAGCGCTGTCTGCACTGGTGTGTAGGTTGGTGTAACTAACTGCATTGCGGAGGGGTGTGGATTATACTTACAGgacgatgtagttatactgaagtaattttgtagtgtagaccagggccaaatCTTAATTTCTCTTTCTCAGTAGGGTCTTCTCCATAGGCAGCGTAGGGGTTCGTGTTTCCAGGGCTGCTCTATAATGCTGGAGCGGGACTAGCAGAGGTCTGTTTCCCCCAAGGAGAGAAGGTGGTTCTCTAGTTGTCCTGGCAGAGGAGTTGCCCTCTGTGTGTGAcctgggagaggagtggagacTCTTCCTGGCTTTAGTCAGACTGAGTGCACAGAGGCTTGAGTGCGGGAAGTGGAAGAGCCCCAATGCCTGCACTTGAATCGCACTTTTGGTTGTAGACTGTtctgcctccccgcccccccccccccccccaaaaaaaaaaaaaaaggcagcacgATGTTTCCTCTTCCCTTGCCCAAACCGGAAGGGATGCCGCATCAACTGTGTGTGTTCCCTGCTGTAAACCCAAATGCATCACTGCTGTTGGGATAATCCCTTGCCCTGGTGTTGCATTTGTGTCTGTTATGGAGGGGCTGACAGTAACCCATTCACGTGACATCTTGTGCCGTGCTAAGGCAGTAACACGTGCAACGTTGTTGTGCAGTTATATGTAAATTCTTCTAAATGTGTGTTGCATGTTTGACATGCCACATCTCAACTTCAGTATTGATCAAGGCAGGAGCTAAAAGAAAGCCCTGATTTCTTTAACTGATTTCTTCATGTTGATCATCACTTCCAGTAGGACAGTGCTGTTGGGGTTGGAGAAACCTGAGTCATAGAAGTGAAACGCTTGGTCTCAAAAATAACACACTTGGAAAGAAACATTCCTTGTCTTGTCTTGATGGTCTCTAAATCGTGATGGTGCTGTGAGGGGCCCTCTGTACAGTGCAGTCCTTCGGATAGGAGGAGTGATATTATGACCAGTAGGAATAAAACTGAGCGGATGAAATATGACTGCACTGGAATAAAGCAGTGGAACACCAGCTTCTCACTGCAGCTGTTCACATTTGGTGTAAACTTAAACAGCTGCAGCTAGTGCCTCTGTCCATGGACTTGCATGGCCTGAGGTGGCCTCCCTTGTTGGACAGTCAGCCTGATTGTAGTAGGTCATCGGGTGCCAACACAACTAATCGGACCATGTGCCTTGTCTGGTCTTGTCTTTGTAGCATCTTAGTGTGACTGGTAGGGTTTCTGCTTGACCTCTGTACCAGGGCATTACCTTATTGCATCAGCATCAGACCAGACAATTGGTGCCCCATCTCTAGCAGTGGTCCACACAGGATACAAATGATCGTGTACATTGTCATAAAGGGCTTGGGGTTGATTCAGGTTTAGAGACTCACTAATGGCCTTCCTTCCATGTAGGTAACCTGTGTATGGTGACTGGTGGTGCTAACTTGGGCCGT
Coding sequences within:
- the RPS4X gene encoding small ribosomal subunit protein eS4, X isoform — its product is MARGPKKHLKRVAAPKHWMLDKLTGVFAPRPSTGPHKLRECLPLIIFLRNRLKYALTGDEVKKICMQRFIKIDGKVRTDITYPAGFMDVISIEKTGEHFRLVYDTKGRFAVHRITAEEAKYKLCKVRKIFVGTKGIPHLVTHDARTIRYPDPLIKVNDTIQIDLETGKITDFIKFDTGNLCMVTGGANLGRIGVITNRERHPGSFDVVHVKDANGNSFATRLSNIFVIGKGNKPWISLPRGKGIRLTIAEERDKRLAAKQSSS